A stretch of Oncorhynchus mykiss isolate Arlee chromosome 12, USDA_OmykA_1.1, whole genome shotgun sequence DNA encodes these proteins:
- the LOC118937709 gene encoding interferon beta-like, producing the protein MTLQTVTWMSAFLCLAQVCSVPMPCQLQGQLVRITHNLLRDMGGNFPLECLQENVFVAFPATAFTISGESQLSSSGAMAIYETLKNIDTLFGADDLPTKWDQQKLENFQNIVYRQIEESKCMMGSVDTSDYLIRTEGLKTYFGNIAAVLKEKNFSYCAWEVVRKELLYSLQFILEHNSDSLLWANRT; encoded by the exons ATGACACTTCAGACTGTCACTTGGATGAGCGCATTCCTCTGCCTCGCGCAAGTTTGCTCCGTGCCCATGCCTTGCCAGCTACAAGGACAGCTGGTGCGAATAACCCACAACCTACTGAGAGACATG GGGGGTAATTTTCCTCTGGAGTGCCTGCAGGAGAATGTCTTCGTGGCATTCCCAGCCACCGCATTTACAATCTCCGGCGAATCACAG TTGAGCAGCAGTGGTGCTATGGCTATTTATGAGACATTGAAGAACATCGACACATTGTTTGGAGCTGACGACCTGCCTACTAAGTGGGACCAACAGAAGTTGGAGAATTTTCAGAATATTGTATACCGCCAGATTGAAGAGAGCAAATGT ATGATGGGCAGTGTGGATACAAGTGATTATCTCATCAGGACAGAAGGACTGAAGACGTACTTTGGGAACATCGCAGCAGTCCTAAAAGAAAAG AATTTCAGTTACTGCGCCTGGGAAGTGGTTCGAAAAGAGCTCCTGTACAGCCTACAGTTCATTCTGGAACACAACTCTGATAGCCTTCTGTGGGCCAACAGAACATGA
- the LOC110538937 gene encoding interferon beta yields MALQTIIWMSAFLCLAQVCSMPMPCQLQGQLVRITHNLLRDMGGNFPLECLQENVFVAFPATAFTISGESQIRASEHLSSSGAMAIYETLKNIDTLFGADDLPTKWDQQKLENFQNIVYRQIEESKCMMGSVDTSDYLIRTEGLKTYFGNIAAVLKEKNFSYCAWEVVRKELLYSLQFILEHNSDSLLWANRT; encoded by the exons ATGGCACTTCAGACTATCATTTGGATGAGCGCCTTCCTTTGCCTTGCGCAAGTTTGCTCCATGCCCATGCCTTGCCAGCTACAAGGACAGCTGGTGCGAATAACCCACAACCTACTGAGAGACAtg GGGGGTAATTTTCCTCTGGAGTGCCTGCAGGAGAATGTCTTCGTGGCATTCCCAGCCACCGCATTTACAATCTCCGGCGAATCACAGATAAGGGCAAGCGAGCAT TTGAGCAGCAGTGGTGCTATGGCTATTTATGAGACATTGAAGAACATCGACACATTGTTTGGAGCTGACGACCTGCCTACTAAGTGGGACCAACAGAAGTTGGAGAATTTTCAGAATATTGTATACCGCCAGATTGAAGAGAGCAAATGT ATGATGGGCAGTGTGGATACAAGTGATTATCTCATCAGGACAGAAGGACTAAAGACGTACTTTGGGAACATTGCAGCAGTCCTAAAAGAAAAG AATTTCAGTTACTGCGCCTGGGAAGTGGTTCGAAAAGAGCTCCTGTACAGCCTACAGTTCATTCTGGAACACAACTCTGATAGCCTTCTGTGGGCCAACAGAACATGA